One Scleropages formosus chromosome 8, fSclFor1.1, whole genome shotgun sequence DNA window includes the following coding sequences:
- the LOC108937132 gene encoding protein SOGA3-like isoform X4, protein MNAAAGGAADLRQADNNSGRKQQQQQQQQQQAASSPARSRAAPKTSAAPKSAKAGGRNSRANGIPRERQGARGSAAVPAAGAESPVTETCRAEAEAEASDVREDASPPRGDAGSVVSDQPGSALRGARGKARSVRGGAEAAANGGRQGGRGSAGCGPGFWKEGCLQSELIQFHINKSLKKGAAGMQTKTDSPAAEPQPCADEIISEMERGPGAAGTPEEQKLQEEIERLAEENEDLRSEIEEMRTEMDEMRDTFYEEDACQLQDMRRELERANKNCRILQYRLRKAERKRLRYAQSGEIDGELLRSLEQDLKVAKDVSVRLHHELENVEEKRAKTEEENEKLRQQLIEVEVTKQALQNELEKAKELSLKRRGSKDIQKTDKKSSQTPTEEENEDLRCQLAFIKEEATLMRKKMAKIDKEKDRLEHELQKYRSFYGDLDSPLPKGEAGGPPSTREAELKLRLRLVEEEANILGRKIVELEVENRGLKAELDDLRSEDPEGAAGPVSRQQSESISELRQQLQLVEDEAELLRRSLADVEEQNKRVTSELNKLKFKAGSHEGSRHSAAGDAKAEALQEELKAARLHINELSGKVMQLQYENRVLMSNMQRYDLASHLGLRASPRDSDAESDGGRRESDDDSRPPHRKREGPVGGESDSEEVRSIRCLTPTRSLYSPEGRFLSRNFKDRQQMIDIRMEAERLSRTIDRLIADTSTIIAEARVYVANGDLFGRMDEEDDGSRIREHELLYRINAQMKAFRKELQNFIDRLEVPKSEDRDTEEPLSVSQMFQPIILLILILVLFSSLSYATIFKLVFLFTLFFVL, encoded by the exons ATGAACGCGGCCGCCGGCGGCGCTGCCGACCTCCGACAGGCGGACAATAATAGCggcagaaagcagcagcagcagcagcagcagcagcagcaggcggcGTCCTCTCCGGCCAGATCCAGGGCCGCCCCGAAGACCTCCGCAGCTCCCAAATCCGCCAAGGCGGGAGGGCGAAACAGTCGCGCGAACGGCATCCCGAGGGAGCGGCAGGGCGCCCGGGGCTCGGCTGCTGTCCCCGCCGCGGGTGCTGAAAGCCCCGTTACCGAGACGTGCAGGGCGGAGGCGGAGGCGGAGGCGAGCGACGTGCGCGAGGACGCGTCCCCCCCGCGAGGCGACGCCGGTAGCGTGGTGTCGGATCAGCCGGGCAGCGCGCTGAGAGGCGCCCGCGGGAAAGCGCGCAGCGTCAGGGGCGGAGCGGAGGCGGCGGCGAACGGCGGCAGGCAGGGCGGCCGGGGCTCGGCGGGCTGCGGGCCCGGCTTCTGGAAGGAGGGATGTCTGCAGTCTGAACTCATCCAGTTCCACATCAACAAGAGCCTAAAGAAAGGAGCAGCAGGGATGCAGACGAAGACGGACAGTCCCGCCGCGGAACCGCAGCCGTGCGCCGACGAGATCATCTCGGAGATGGAGCGCGGTCCGGGCGCTGCGGGGACGCCGGAGGAGCagaagctgcaggaggagaTCGAACGGCTGGCGGAGGAGAACGAGGATCTCCGG AGCGAGATCGAGGAGATGCGCACGGAGATGGATGAGATGCGCGACACCTTCTACGAGGAGGACGCGTGCCAGTTGCAGGACATGCGGCGCGAGCTGGAGCGAGCCAACAAGAACTGCCGCATCCTGCAGTATCGCCTGCGCAAGGCGGAGAGGAAGCGGCTGCGCTACGCGCAGAGCGGCGAGATCGACGGCGAGCTGTTGCGGAGCCTCGAGCAGGACCTCAAG GTGGCCAAGGATGTGTCAGTGAGGCTGCATCATGAGCTCGAGAATGTGGAGGAGAAACGGGCcaagacggaggaggagaatgagaagCTAAGGCAGCAGTTGATTGAGGTCGAGGTGACCAAGCAAGCCCTGCAGAATGAgttggagaaagccaaagag CTGTCATTGAAACGCAGAGGAAGCAAGGACATCCAGAAGACAGACAAGAAATCATCTCAGACTCCAACCGAG GAGGAGAATGAGGATCTGAGGTGCCAGCTGGCATTCATCAAGGAGGAAGCCACGctgatgaggaagaagatggCCAAGATTGACAAGGAGAAGGATCGTCTGGAGCACGAGCTGCAGAAGTACCGCTCTTTCTACGGGGACCTGGACAGCCCCTTGCCCAAAGGTGAGGCCGGGGGCCCACCCAGCACTCGTGAGGCCGAGCTGAAGCTGCGGCTGCgcctggtggaggaggaggccaACATCCTGGGCCGTAAAATCGTCGAGCTCGAGGTGGAGAACCGTGGGCTGAAAGCTGAGCTGGACGACCTACGCAGCGAGGACCCCGAGGGTGCCGCTGGCCCCGTGAGCCGCCAGCAGAGCGAATCCATTTCGGAGCtgcggcagcagctgcagctggtggAAGACGAAGCTGAGCTGCTGCGCAGGAGTTTGGCtgatgtggaggagcagaacAAGCGGGTCACCAGCGAGCTCAACAAGCTTAAGTTCAAAGCAGGATCCCATGAAGGCTCACGACACAGTGCCGCCGGGGATGCCAAGGCGGAGGCgctgcaggaggagctgaagGCAGCGCGTCTTCACATCAACGAGCTGAGCGGGAAGGTCATGCAGCTGCAGTACGAGAACCGCGTACTCATGTCCAACATGCAGAGGTATGACTTGGCCTCGCACCTGGGCCTGCGTGCCAGTCCCCGCGACAGTGACGCCGAGAGCGATGGCGGGCGGCGTGAAAGCGATGACGACTCCCGTCCGCCGCACCGCAAGCGTGAAGGTCCCGTTGGTGGCGAAAGTGACTCTGAGGAGGTGCGAAGCATCCGCTGCCTGACCCCCACGCGTTCCTTATATTCCCCCGAGGGCCGCTTCCTCTCTCGCAACTTCAAGGACCGGCAGCAGATGATCGACATTCGCATGGAGGCCGAACGGCTGAGTCGCACCATTGACCGGCTCATTGCAGACACTAGCACCATCATAGCTGAGGCGCGGGTCTACGTGGCCAATGGTGACCTTTTCGGCAGGATGGATGAAGAAGATGACGGCAGTCGCATCCGGGAGCACGAGCTTCTCTACCGCATCAATGCTCAGATGAAGGCCTTCAGGAAGGAGCTGCAGAACTTCATCGACCGCCTCGAAGTGCCCAAGTCCgaggacagagacacagaggaaCCTTTGTCTGTAAGTCAG ATGTTTCAGCCCATCATTCTCCTGATTCTCATCCTTGTGTTGTTCTCCTCCCTGTCCTATGCCACTATCTTTAAactggtttttctttttacccttTTCTTTGTCCTCTAA
- the LOC108937132 gene encoding protein SOGA3-like isoform X3, which produces MNAAAGGAADLRQADNNSGRKQQQQQQQQQQAASSPARSRAAPKTSAAPKSAKAGGRNSRANGIPRERQGARGSAAVPAAGAESPVTETCRAEAEAEASDVREDASPPRGDAGSVVSDQPGSALRGARGKARSVRGGAEAAANGGRQGGRGSAGCGPGFWKEGCLQSELIQFHINKSLKKGAAGMQTKTDSPAAEPQPCADEIISEMERGPGAAGTPEEQKLQEEIERLAEENEDLRSEIEEMRTEMDEMRDTFYEEDACQLQDMRRELERANKNCRILQYRLRKAERKRLRYAQSGEIDGELLRSLEQDLKVAKDVSVRLHHELENVEEKRAKTEEENEKLRQQLIEVEVTKQALQNELEKAKELSLKRRGSKDIQKTDKKSSQTPTEVKIEENEDLRCQLAFIKEEATLMRKKMAKIDKEKDRLEHELQKYRSFYGDLDSPLPKGEAGGPPSTREAELKLRLRLVEEEANILGRKIVELEVENRGLKAELDDLRSEDPEGAAGPVSRQQSESISELRQQLQLVEDEAELLRRSLADVEEQNKRVTSELNKLKFKAGSHEGSRHSAAGDAKAEALQEELKAARLHINELSGKVMQLQYENRVLMSNMQRYDLASHLGLRASPRDSDAESDGGRRESDDDSRPPHRKREGPVGGESDSEEVRSIRCLTPTRSLYSPEGRFLSRNFKDRQQMIDIRMEAERLSRTIDRLIADTSTIIAEARVYVANGDLFGRMDEEDDGSRIREHELLYRINAQMKAFRKELQNFIDRLEVPKSEDRDTEEPLSMFQPIILLILILVLFSSLSYATIFKLVFLFTLFFVL; this is translated from the exons ATGAACGCGGCCGCCGGCGGCGCTGCCGACCTCCGACAGGCGGACAATAATAGCggcagaaagcagcagcagcagcagcagcagcagcagcaggcggcGTCCTCTCCGGCCAGATCCAGGGCCGCCCCGAAGACCTCCGCAGCTCCCAAATCCGCCAAGGCGGGAGGGCGAAACAGTCGCGCGAACGGCATCCCGAGGGAGCGGCAGGGCGCCCGGGGCTCGGCTGCTGTCCCCGCCGCGGGTGCTGAAAGCCCCGTTACCGAGACGTGCAGGGCGGAGGCGGAGGCGGAGGCGAGCGACGTGCGCGAGGACGCGTCCCCCCCGCGAGGCGACGCCGGTAGCGTGGTGTCGGATCAGCCGGGCAGCGCGCTGAGAGGCGCCCGCGGGAAAGCGCGCAGCGTCAGGGGCGGAGCGGAGGCGGCGGCGAACGGCGGCAGGCAGGGCGGCCGGGGCTCGGCGGGCTGCGGGCCCGGCTTCTGGAAGGAGGGATGTCTGCAGTCTGAACTCATCCAGTTCCACATCAACAAGAGCCTAAAGAAAGGAGCAGCAGGGATGCAGACGAAGACGGACAGTCCCGCCGCGGAACCGCAGCCGTGCGCCGACGAGATCATCTCGGAGATGGAGCGCGGTCCGGGCGCTGCGGGGACGCCGGAGGAGCagaagctgcaggaggagaTCGAACGGCTGGCGGAGGAGAACGAGGATCTCCGG AGCGAGATCGAGGAGATGCGCACGGAGATGGATGAGATGCGCGACACCTTCTACGAGGAGGACGCGTGCCAGTTGCAGGACATGCGGCGCGAGCTGGAGCGAGCCAACAAGAACTGCCGCATCCTGCAGTATCGCCTGCGCAAGGCGGAGAGGAAGCGGCTGCGCTACGCGCAGAGCGGCGAGATCGACGGCGAGCTGTTGCGGAGCCTCGAGCAGGACCTCAAG GTGGCCAAGGATGTGTCAGTGAGGCTGCATCATGAGCTCGAGAATGTGGAGGAGAAACGGGCcaagacggaggaggagaatgagaagCTAAGGCAGCAGTTGATTGAGGTCGAGGTGACCAAGCAAGCCCTGCAGAATGAgttggagaaagccaaagag CTGTCATTGAAACGCAGAGGAAGCAAGGACATCCAGAAGACAGACAAGAAATCATCTCAGACTCCAACCGAGGTGAAAATT GAGGAGAATGAGGATCTGAGGTGCCAGCTGGCATTCATCAAGGAGGAAGCCACGctgatgaggaagaagatggCCAAGATTGACAAGGAGAAGGATCGTCTGGAGCACGAGCTGCAGAAGTACCGCTCTTTCTACGGGGACCTGGACAGCCCCTTGCCCAAAGGTGAGGCCGGGGGCCCACCCAGCACTCGTGAGGCCGAGCTGAAGCTGCGGCTGCgcctggtggaggaggaggccaACATCCTGGGCCGTAAAATCGTCGAGCTCGAGGTGGAGAACCGTGGGCTGAAAGCTGAGCTGGACGACCTACGCAGCGAGGACCCCGAGGGTGCCGCTGGCCCCGTGAGCCGCCAGCAGAGCGAATCCATTTCGGAGCtgcggcagcagctgcagctggtggAAGACGAAGCTGAGCTGCTGCGCAGGAGTTTGGCtgatgtggaggagcagaacAAGCGGGTCACCAGCGAGCTCAACAAGCTTAAGTTCAAAGCAGGATCCCATGAAGGCTCACGACACAGTGCCGCCGGGGATGCCAAGGCGGAGGCgctgcaggaggagctgaagGCAGCGCGTCTTCACATCAACGAGCTGAGCGGGAAGGTCATGCAGCTGCAGTACGAGAACCGCGTACTCATGTCCAACATGCAGAGGTATGACTTGGCCTCGCACCTGGGCCTGCGTGCCAGTCCCCGCGACAGTGACGCCGAGAGCGATGGCGGGCGGCGTGAAAGCGATGACGACTCCCGTCCGCCGCACCGCAAGCGTGAAGGTCCCGTTGGTGGCGAAAGTGACTCTGAGGAGGTGCGAAGCATCCGCTGCCTGACCCCCACGCGTTCCTTATATTCCCCCGAGGGCCGCTTCCTCTCTCGCAACTTCAAGGACCGGCAGCAGATGATCGACATTCGCATGGAGGCCGAACGGCTGAGTCGCACCATTGACCGGCTCATTGCAGACACTAGCACCATCATAGCTGAGGCGCGGGTCTACGTGGCCAATGGTGACCTTTTCGGCAGGATGGATGAAGAAGATGACGGCAGTCGCATCCGGGAGCACGAGCTTCTCTACCGCATCAATGCTCAGATGAAGGCCTTCAGGAAGGAGCTGCAGAACTTCATCGACCGCCTCGAAGTGCCCAAGTCCgaggacagagacacagaggaaCCTTTGTCT ATGTTTCAGCCCATCATTCTCCTGATTCTCATCCTTGTGTTGTTCTCCTCCCTGTCCTATGCCACTATCTTTAAactggtttttctttttacccttTTCTTTGTCCTCTAA